In the Armatimonadota bacterium genome, TCCGTCTGCTGTTCGGCCTGATCGGGTTGCTGGTCGTGGGGTGGATTTCGCGCCAGCGGTTCGGCCTGCTGCGCACCCACTGGCCGGCCTATCTCTTCATGGGGGCCTTCAACACCGCCCTGCCCTTCGTCCTCATCCCCTGGGCGGAAACCCGCATCGACTCCGCGCTGGCCGCGATCCTCAACGCGACCACCCCGCTCTTTGCGATCGTCATCGCCCACTACTGGCTGGCCGACTCTTCCTGATCAACGCCTGGGGAGCGACGCGGACGTCGCTGGTCACCTACGTCTTTCCGGTTGTCGGGCTGGTGCTGGGCATCGTCTTCCTCAACGAGGACGCGGACTGGCGGCCCGGCTCCGCTGGCCGCGCCGCGCGAGCAACCCCAGGAGAGGTGAAGGCCGACATGGCAACGTTGTGGTTACTGCGCCGACCGCCGCCGACCAGGACCCCCTTCCCGGGCCGAGAAATACCGAGGGCGTGACTACCCAATTGACGGAGACCCGTGTCCACGACAACGTCGTCGTCTACTCTCTCGGCGGCGACTCGATGCCCACCAGTTACGGGACCAACGCCGTCGCGGTCGTCGGTGAACGTGCCGTCCTCCTGGTCGACCCGCTGATCGCGCCCGCGCACGGCCGGCTGATCGAGGCCGCCCTGCGCCGACGGACC is a window encoding:
- a CDS encoding DMT family transporter, with protein sequence MRACGSGSPSSSSARSGGSFLWIKIAVADIGPATLAAIRLLFGLIGLLVVGWISRQRFGLLRTHWPAYLFMGAFNTALPFVLIPWAETRIDSALAAILNATTPLFAIVIAHYWLADSS